The following proteins come from a genomic window of Neptunomonas concharum:
- a CDS encoding ankyrin repeat domain-containing protein, translating to MLHFFSKRKLTQFNQAITSGHEDQLVRLLKALPPETLNQPLINNLLPTEIAIQAEQAKSLTLLLNAGALSNPTLGTGTSLLHLALKQSNSLALITPLLEQGAEVRGYSGELINMCFTHVAPSQWMLHLNRFSQYGLDINQPDQAGNTALDHALRHQDKELLSFLINSGVNTPEEWPDSLSEELKAYLTRSVADLQIRQMFLGA from the coding sequence ATGCTTCACTTTTTCTCTAAAAGAAAGCTCACTCAATTCAACCAAGCCATCACCAGCGGCCATGAAGACCAGCTTGTGCGGCTTCTGAAGGCCCTCCCCCCTGAAACCCTTAATCAGCCGCTTATCAATAACTTGCTACCGACCGAAATCGCCATTCAAGCTGAACAAGCCAAATCGCTTACGTTGCTGCTCAATGCTGGCGCTCTGTCGAATCCAACCCTTGGAACAGGTACCTCATTACTACACCTGGCATTAAAGCAATCCAACAGTCTGGCTTTGATAACCCCCTTACTTGAACAAGGCGCGGAGGTTAGAGGTTATTCAGGAGAGCTTATCAATATGTGTTTCACTCATGTAGCCCCTTCGCAATGGATGCTACATCTTAATCGCTTCAGTCAGTATGGGCTCGATATCAATCAGCCGGATCAGGCCGGCAACACCGCGTTGGATCATGCGCTACGTCATCAAGATAAAGAGCTTCTGAGCTTTTTAATCAATTCAGGCGTAAACACGCCTGAGGAATGGCCAGACTCTCTGAGTGAAGAGCTAAAAGCTTACCTGACCCGCAGCGTAGCGGATCTTCAAATACGACAGATGTTTTTGGGGGCATAA
- a CDS encoding AEC family transporter — translation MDLYLDTLAFTANIVAPIFFIVFMGHLLRRARLIDEAFISTASRLVFMVTLPVLVFMSIARMDFQAVFNPSQLIYVTGATLITFVLIWFVATRWITAPEDQGVFIQGAFRSNYGIIGLAVSFNLYGQTGLAQASLLLALIIPLYNVLAIFALTLPMKRQNALSVAGMFTEILKNPLIIAVLLALPFSYFGLTLPEVIDKTGRYFANLTLPLALLTIGATLNLNSLKHTSGQAFWATAIKLILLPLVLTWGAWLSGFSSQEIALMFILFGCPTAAASFVMAKAMGGNAQLAANIILTTTLGSVLTLSGGLYILRIINLI, via the coding sequence TTGGATCTGTATTTAGACACGCTCGCCTTCACCGCTAATATCGTTGCCCCGATATTTTTTATTGTATTTATGGGCCACTTGCTAAGGCGTGCCCGTCTGATCGACGAGGCTTTCATTAGTACCGCCTCCAGACTTGTTTTTATGGTGACGTTACCCGTGCTAGTGTTTATGAGCATTGCACGCATGGATTTTCAGGCGGTCTTTAACCCCTCACAACTCATCTATGTAACCGGTGCTACGCTGATTACTTTTGTGCTGATCTGGTTTGTTGCAACCCGCTGGATAACAGCACCTGAAGATCAAGGTGTGTTTATTCAAGGAGCATTTCGCAGCAATTACGGCATTATTGGCTTAGCCGTCAGCTTTAATTTATATGGGCAAACGGGGCTTGCTCAGGCTTCTTTGCTGCTTGCACTAATCATCCCCCTATACAATGTATTAGCCATTTTTGCGCTAACACTTCCTATGAAGCGTCAGAATGCCCTATCCGTTGCTGGTATGTTCACAGAGATCTTGAAAAACCCTTTGATCATTGCCGTGTTGCTGGCGCTACCTTTCTCCTATTTTGGATTGACACTACCCGAAGTCATTGACAAGACCGGCCGCTACTTTGCGAATTTAACGTTGCCTTTAGCACTGCTGACTATTGGTGCAACCCTAAATCTCAACAGCCTGAAACACACATCCGGACAAGCGTTTTGGGCTACCGCGATAAAGCTGATTTTATTACCTCTTGTGCTGACATGGGGAGCGTGGCTGTCAGGCTTTTCATCACAGGAGATCGCATTAATGTTTATTCTTTTTGGTTGCCCTACCGCTGCGGCAAGCTTTGTGATGGCGAAAGCGATGGGCGGCAATGCGCAGCTAGCGGCCAATATTATCCTAACAACCACTTTGGGTTCTGTTTTGACCCTAAGCGGCGGTCTCTATATTCTCAGGATTATTAACTTGATCTAG
- a CDS encoding SixA phosphatase family protein, with amino-acid sequence MRTLTLIRHAKSSWKDPELDDFLRPLNKRGKRDLPLMVERLVTAGLQPDLCLTSAANRALTTAQYTCAHLENQPPLAEIPELYESCKETLLNVLQQQSDQYHYIMMFGHNPGLQQLGEYITGERFEKFPTCAVMHIHLSITCWSELAAGCGTLNWLDYPKLHLPYLGAP; translated from the coding sequence ATGCGCACCTTAACATTGATTCGGCATGCAAAATCCAGCTGGAAGGATCCAGAGCTCGATGACTTTCTACGCCCACTGAACAAACGAGGCAAGCGAGATTTACCACTTATGGTAGAGCGTTTAGTTACAGCAGGGCTTCAGCCCGACCTTTGTCTGACTAGTGCAGCAAACCGCGCTCTTACCACCGCACAATATACCTGTGCTCATTTAGAAAACCAGCCTCCCTTAGCAGAGATTCCAGAGCTTTATGAGTCCTGTAAAGAAACATTATTAAACGTGCTGCAACAACAATCAGACCAATACCATTATATTATGATGTTTGGCCACAACCCTGGCTTACAGCAGCTAGGGGAATACATCACAGGAGAGCGCTTTGAAAAATTTCCTACCTGCGCTGTGATGCATATCCACCTCAGCATCACCTGCTGGTCGGAACTAGCAGCCGGTTGCGGCACTTTAAATTGGCTGGATTACCCCAAACTGCATCTTCCCTATCTGGGTGCACCGTAA
- a CDS encoding helix-turn-helix domain-containing protein, protein MYQDLSSNLKLLCSYYPSIAEMCRRLGVNRSQFNRYLNGRYKPSPAIMRKLCDFFGVEEYELMLPASQFSRLIQVKPSPVALDMPAQVESKHMQILNQASSHQLERYLGYYFEYYMSMAVPGKILRNLICIEHQGDGIYYQRTERLKETGEEPAFNSKYLGVALFLTDRIFLTDYEALATNEVTETILTPSYKNRISRLHGLRIGVPASGLRTPSCARVVMEYLGGKVNVRKALRMCGLYDLDDESLDEAIKQAVRNDMQPEDWHFKART, encoded by the coding sequence ATGTATCAAGATCTTTCTAGTAATCTGAAGTTGCTATGTAGCTATTACCCGTCGATTGCTGAGATGTGCCGCCGCTTGGGTGTGAATCGTTCACAGTTTAATCGCTACTTAAACGGCCGCTATAAGCCCTCACCTGCAATCATGCGTAAGTTATGTGATTTTTTTGGTGTGGAAGAGTACGAATTGATGCTGCCGGCATCTCAGTTTTCCCGGTTAATTCAAGTTAAACCATCTCCTGTAGCTCTAGATATGCCGGCTCAGGTGGAGAGCAAGCATATGCAAATACTTAATCAAGCAAGCTCCCACCAGTTGGAGAGGTATTTGGGCTATTACTTTGAATACTATATGTCGATGGCGGTACCGGGGAAAATTCTTCGTAACCTGATTTGCATTGAGCATCAGGGAGATGGTATCTACTACCAGCGCACAGAGCGCTTAAAGGAGACGGGGGAGGAGCCAGCGTTTAACAGTAAGTATTTGGGTGTTGCACTATTTTTGACGGATCGCATCTTTCTAACCGACTACGAAGCGTTAGCGACTAATGAGGTGACAGAAACGATTCTCACCCCCAGCTATAAAAATCGAATCAGTCGATTACATGGGTTAAGAATAGGTGTGCCAGCCAGTGGCTTACGTACCCCTAGTTGTGCCCGGGTTGTTATGGAGTATCTGGGAGGGAAGGTGAATGTACGAAAAGCTCTGAGAATGTGTGGCTTGTATGACCTGGATGATGAGTCGCTAGATGAAGCCATTAAGCAAGCTGTACGAAACGATATGCAGCCAGAGGATTGGCATTTTAAAGCGAGAACGTGA